Genomic DNA from Streptomyces sp. NBC_01571:
ACGGTTCACGGACCCCAGAAGTATCGTCCGTCCCATGCGCTGATCAACAGATGGCAACGTACTCGTAATGAGAGTTTTTGATCAGACACGTTCGGAAGCGTGCTAGGACGGTCATGAACACCCGTGAGGTGTAAGCCGATCCGCGTGTCCCAGGAGGTCGCCGTGCTGTTCCGCCGTTCACCCCGTGCTTCCCTGGTCACGGCTTCGCTGGTGGTCGCCGTACTCGCGCTCGGGGCCTGCGACGGCTCGGACGCTCCGGCCAAGTCCGGTAAGGCGGGCGGGCCTTCGGTGATCGCGCCCGGTAAACCCGGCGAGGCGGCCGAAACGCTCTCCGCCGACGATGCCGCGAAGCAGCGCACCGAGGACGACTCCCCCAACTCGGCGGACTTCGCCTACGCCCGGATGATGATCGAACACCACACCCAGGCACTGGAGATGACCCGGCTCGCCCCGCGGCAGGCCGAGTCCGGCCGGGTGAAGGCACTCGCGGCACGCATCGCGGCCTCCCAGGGACCCGAGATCAGCACGATGAAGGGCTGGCTAGACGCGCACGACGGGGACGGGCACGCCACGGAGCACCGGCACGAGGCGATGCCCGGCATGGCGACCGAGGCCCAGCTCAAGGCGTTGCGCGTGGCCCGGGGCAAGGTCTTCGACCGGCTCTTCCTTAAGCTGATGATCACGCACCACGACGGGGCGATCTCGATGGCCACGGACGTGAAGGCCCAGGGCAACAACATCCAGATCGAGGAGATGGCCGACGACGTGATCGCCCAGCAGACCAGCGAGATCGGCAGGATGCGCGCGATGTCGTGACGGTCTCCGGCCTTCGGAGGTGCCCCCGGCGGCCTGTTCAGCGACGCACATGACGGGGGGTCAGGAACCCCTCGTCGCGCGCCCCGGCGATCAGCCGCAGTGACCTGCGCCGGCTGTGACCGGTGGCGCACATGACCGCCAGGACCGGATCCGCCCCGTCCTGCTGCGCGGCCCGGTACTCCTCGGCGACCAGCCGCCGCCCCTCGACTCCACCCGGCCACGCGGGGCGGGCACGGCCGGACAGCGGCTCCGCGGCGGCGGCCTGCGGCGCGGCACCACCGCCGCACGCCTCGACGAGGGGCTCCTCGATCCAGTCCGCGAGCGCCGTGAGGTCGTCCAGGGACAGCGGCGGCTGGGCCCGGACGTCCTCGATGGAGACGCCCTCACCGGCCGTCACCGCGAGCACGTCGACCCGGGCGCCGTCCGCGAAGTCGATCCGGACGGAGAACCACCGCGTGACGCTCTCGTGCTCCCGCACCTCCCACGCGGGCCACACGGACACCGAGCCCTCCGGCCGATCACGATCAGAAAGACTGAGAAAGGATGCTTCCAGCACCCGCAGAACGTAACCGCGTGATCACACTCCATACGAACGGACACGCACATGTGTGCCGCGCGCCGCACCCTGTCAGCGGGCCATGAGTGGTGCGATGCTGGAGCCATCAGCGATCTCCTCGGGATGTCCGGGTTTCGGGTTGGGAGTTCCGCCGTGCTGCATGTCGCCGTTGTCGGCTCGGGGCCCAGCGGGGTCTACACCGCACAGAGCCTCGTACAGAGCGGTCTGCCCGACATCCGGGTGGACGTCCTCGACCGGCTGCCGTGCCCGTACGGCCTGGTCCGCTACGGCGTGGCCCCCGACCACGAGAAGATCAAGTCGCTCCAGAACAATCTGCGCGCCGTCCTGGAGGACGAGCGGGTGCGGTTCCTCGGCGGTGTCCAGGTGGGCCCCGGCGGCGTGCCGGCCGCGCGACTGCACGAGCTGTACCACGCGGTGGTGTACTGCGTGGGAGCCGCCACCGACCGGCACCTCTCAGTCCCCGGCGAGGAGCTGTCCGGCAGCTGGTCGGCGACCGAGTTCGTGTCCTGGTACAGCGCGCACCCGGACTCCGTGGCCGACGGAGCCGCCGGATTCGTGGACGGCACCCGCTCGGCCGTGGTCATCGGCGTCGGCAATGTCGCGGTCGACGTGACCCGGATCCTGGCGCGCGGCGCGGCCGAGCTGAGCCCCACCGACATGCCGCAGGCGGCGCTCACCGCGCTGGCCGCCAGCAGGGTGACGGAGATCAGCATGGTCGGGCGGCGCGGTCCGTCGCAGGCCCGCTTCACCACCAAGGAACTGCGCGAGCTGGGCGGGCTGCCGGACACCGACGTCGTGGTGGACCCCGAGGAGCTGGCGCTCGATCCGCAGTATGTCGACCCGTCGGCGCTGCCGGCCGCCCAGCGCCGCAACGTGGAGGTGCTGCGCGGGTGGGCCGCCACCCCGGCGCGGGGCCTTCCGCGCCGGATCCGGCTCCGTTTCTTCCTGCGCCCCGTCGCGCTGCTCCCCCGCGTCGGCGAGCCGGACGGCGCCGGCGGCCGGGTGGGCGCGGTGCGCTTCGAACGGACGGTGCCCGACGGGCAGGGCGGGGTGACGGGCACGGGTCGCCACGAGGACATCGCGGCGGAGCTGGTGCTGCGCTCGGTGGGCTATCGCGGGGTTCCGCTCGAAGGGCTGCCGTTCGACGCGGAGCACGGCACGGTGCCGCATCTCGCGGGGCGGGTGCTGCGGGACGGCGCCGTCGCTCCCGGCGAGTACGTGGCGGGCTGGATCAAGCGCGGCCCGACGGGCGTCATCGGCACCAACCGGCCGTGCGCGAAGGAGACGGTGACCTCGCTGCTGGAGGACGCGCCCGATCTCGTACGGCGCGAGGTGTCCGACGACCCGCTCGCGGCACTGCGGGCGGACGGCCTCGCGCCGGTCGAATGGGCCGGCTGGGAGGCGATCGAGCGGGCGGAGGCGGAGCTCGGGGCCTCCCTCGGGCGGCGTGTCGTGAAGCTGCCCGACTGGGCGTCGCTGATGACGGCGGCGGCGCGGACGACGACCTCCTGAGGGCTGTCGGCATCCTCCGTCCGCCCCTGCCGCGGGTCCGGCGGAGTCGCTCGGGGTAGTTCCGTGGGCATGACACACACCGGCAACAGACCGGAAATCAACAAACTGTTCAAGCCCCCTACGGTCTCGTGCTGTTCGGAGGTTCCCCACACCGTCCGGCCGCCCCGATCCGCCGCCGTCCCTGGAGTGCCCATGGCAGCAACCGCACCCGTGCATCCCGTCGACGAGGTCCCGCCGGTACGCAGTCTGGCCGCCTTCGGGCTTCAGCACGTGCTCGCGATGTACGCGGGAGCCGTGGCCGTTCCGCTGATCGTGGGCGGCGCGATGAAGCTCTCGCCGGCCGATCTGGCGTATCTGATCACCGCCGACCTGCTGGTCTGCGGCATCGCGACCCTCATCCAGTGCGTGGGTTTCTGGCGCTTCGGCGTCCGTCTGCCGATCATGCAGGGCTGCACCTTCGCGGCGGTCTCACCGATGGTGCTCATCGGAACCACCGGCGGCGGACTGCCCGCGATCTACGGCTCGGTGATCGTCGCGGGCCTCGCGATCATGCTGCTGGCGCCGGTCTTCGGCAGGCTGCTGCGCTTCTTCCCGCCGCTCGTCACGGGCACCGTCATCCTGATCATCGGGGTCTCCCTGCTGCCGGTCGCGGGCAACTGGGCCGCCGGCGGTGTGGGCGCCAAGGACTTCGGCGAGCCGAAGAACCTCGCGCTCGCGGGCTTCGTCCTGGCCGTCGTCGTGGGGGTGCAGCGGTTCGCGCCGCCCTTCCTGAGCCGGATCGCGGTGCTGATCGGCATCGCGGTGGGCCTCGCCGTGGCGGTGCCCTTCGGGTCCACGAACTTCGGTGGCGTCGATGACGCCGACTGGCTGGGGATCAGCACTCCCTTCCACTTCGGCGCGCCCGCCTTCCACGCCTCCGCGATCGTCTCGATGCTGGTGGTGGCGCTGGTGACGATGACGGAGACGACGGGCGACCTCATCGCGGTGGGCGAGATGACCGATCGCGGGGTCGAGCCGCGCACGCTGGCCGACGGGCTGCGCGCCGACGGGCTCTCCACGGTCCTCGGCGGCGTCTTCAACACCTTTCCGTACACGGCGTTCGCGCAGAACGTGGGTCTGGTCGGCATGACCCGGGTACGCAGCCGCTGGGTGGTCGCCGCCGCGGGCGGCATCCTCGTGCTGCTCGGCCTGCTGCCCAAGCTGGGTGCGGTGGTCGCGGCGGTACCCGCGCCGGTGCTGGGCGGCGCGGGTCTGGTGATGTTCGGGACGGTCGCCGCGAGCGGGCTGCGCACCCTGGCCGAGGTGGACTTCAGGGGCAACGACAACCTCACCGTCGTGGCCGTCTCGGTCGCCGTGGGCGTCCTGCCCGTCGGGGTGCCGACGGTCTACGAGAAGTTCCCCGACTGGTTCCAGACGGTGATGAACAGCGGGATCAGCGCGGGTTGCCTGACGGCGATCGTCCTGAACCTGCTCTTCAACCATCTGCCGGGCAGGCCGGGTGCGCAGGACGGCGCCGCCGCTCCGGAGGCACCCCCGGTCAGCGCGTAGACAGCGCTCCCGGGGCACCCGCGGTCACCGCCCGGGCAGAAGGGACCTCAGCGGTCGGCCCGCTCCGACTCCTGGCGGGCCGCCGCGGCGAGGATGCAGCCGATGAGTCCCGGGAACAGCGTGTCGAGGTCGTCCGCGCGCAGCCCGTTCATCTTGGCCGTGCCGCGGTAGACCTGCCGGATCACCCCGCTCTCACGGAGCACCCGGAAGTGGTGCGTGGTGGTGGACTTGGTGACCGGCAGGTCGAAGTGCGAACAGGACAGCTCGTCGCCGTCGGCGGCGAGCTCCCGCACGATCCGCAGCCGCATCGGATCGGACAGCGCGTGCAGCACGCCCTCCAGGCGGATCTCCGCACACGCGGGGTGCGCGAGATCCCGGCTGCTGCCGGCGGGGGCGGCGGTCGTCACGGCGGCTCCAGTCCTCGGGGCGGGCCCTCGTCCGGCGTCGTCTCCGGCCGGCTGGGCTCCACCGGTTCCCATTGTACGAGACCTGTCGTAGTTTGACACTTCCCGTACTACGATGTTTATCGTAATAGCCGCAGCCCGGTCCCGCGACGAATGGAGTCCTCCGTGAGCGCGCTCTTCGAGCCCATCACCCTGCGCGGCCTGACCATCCCCAACCGGGTGTGGATGCCCCCGATGTGCCAGTACTCGGCCGCGCCGGAAGGACCTGCGACGGGCGCTCCGAACGACTGGCACTTCGCGCACTACGCCGCCCGCGCCACCGGCGGCACGGGCCTGATCGTCGTCGAGGCCACCGCCGTCTCCCCCGAGGGCCGGATCAGCCCGTACGACCTCGGCATCTGGAACGACACCCAGGTGGAGGCGTTCCGTCGCATCACGGGCTTCCTGCGCGGCCAGGGCACCGTGCCCGGGATCCAGCTCGCGCACGCCGGGCGCAAGGCGTCGACCGACCGCCCCTGGACGGGCGGCGCACCGGTCGGCGAGGACGCGTACGGATGGCAGCCGCTGGCCCCGAGCGCGCTGGCCTTCGACGAGCGCCATCCGGTACCGGCCGAACTCACCGTGGACCGGATACGGGAGATCGTCGGCCAGTTCGCGGACGCGGCCCGGCGCGCCCTGGACGCCGGATTCGAGATCGTGGAGATCCACGGCGCCCACGGCTACCTCGTCAACGAGTTCCTCTCCCCGCACTCCAACCGGCGCACCGACGAGTACGGCGGCTCCTACGAGAACCGCATCCGCTTCGCCCTCGAAGTCGTCGACGCCGTCCGCGAGGTCTGGCCCGAGGACAAGCCGCTCTTCTTCCGCGTCTCCGCCACCGACTGGCTGGACGAGGGCGGCTGGAGCGCCGACGACACCGTCCGCCTGGCCGCCCGGCTCCGGGAGCACGGCGTGGACCTGCTGGACGTCTCGACGGGCGGCAACGCCTCGGGCGTACACATCCCGGTCGGGCCCGGTTACCAGGTCCCCTTCGCCGCACGGGTGAAGGCGGAGACCGGGCTGCCCGTCGCCGCCGTCGGCCTGATCACCGACGCCGAGCAGGCCGAGAAGATCATCGCCAACGACGAGGCCGACGCGGTGCTGCTGGGCCGCGAACTGCTGCGCAACCCGTCGTTCGCCCGCCTCGCGGGACGTGAGCTCGGCTCGGACGTGCACGTACCCGAGCAGTACCACCGCTCCGTCTAGATCGTGCGCGTGTCCGGCCCTCCACGGGGTGAGCGGCCTCCCGGTCCGGTCAGTTCCCCAGCAGCCGGCGCAGCCACCGCAGGCGGGCCGCCTTGGTGTCCTGGGACAGGGCGGCGCGCGGCGCCAGCTGGTCGTACCCGTGGAAGCCGCCCGGCCAGACGTGCAGTTCGGCACGGCCGCCCGCCTGCCACATCCGCGTCGCGTACGCGACGGCCTCGTCGCGGAAGGTCTCGGCCGAACCGACGTCGATGAAGGCCGGGGGCAGTCCGGTGAGGTCCTCGGCGCGCGCCGGGGCGGCGTAGGGGGAGACGTCCGGGCCGCCGCGCGCGTCGCCGAGCAGCGCCGTCCAACCGGTGTCGTTCGCCGTGCGGTCCCACATGCCCACCCCGGCCATCTGGTGGCTGGACGGGGTGTCGTTGCGGTCGTCGAGCATCGGGCAGAGCAGTACCTGCCCCAGCAGCGCCGGGCCGCCGCGGTCCCGGGCGAGCAGGGCGAGGGCCGCGGTCAGGCCACCACCGGCACTGCCGCCGGCGACGATGATCCGGCCCGCGTCGAAACCCAGTTCCGTGGCGTGCCCGGCCGTCCACACCAGTCCCGCGTAGCAGTCCTCGACGGGCGCCGGGTGCGGGTTCTCGGGAGCGAGGCGGTACTCCACGGACACCACCGCCGTGCCCAGTTCCCGCGCCCAGTCGAGCATCTCCACGACCCCGGTGCGGCGGTCGCCGACCACCATCCCGCCACCGTGCGTGTGGTAGATGACCGGCACCGGAGCATCGGTCCCCGTGGGCCGGCAGACGAGCAGCGAGACGTCCGGGGCGCCCTGCGGCCCGGGAACCGTGCGGTCCTCGACCTCGAAGGCACCGTCCCCGGTCAGGTCCGACTCCGCTTCCTCGAACGCCGCCATGCTCTCGCGCAGGGCCGGGATCATCTCGGGGTGCAGGGCGGGCGGCATCTCGTCGGCGACGACTTCGAGGGCGGCGGCGAGTTCCGGGTCGAACGGCGGGGGCGGCCCCACCCGGAAGCGCTCGTTCCCGGCGGAGGGTGCGGAAGGTACGGCGGTCATCGGCTCTCCCTGCGTCACGGTCACGCCCCTGTGACCACTGTCGTCATGGTGCTCCCGGCCGGCGGTACGACGGGAGCGACATACGGCGGGGAACTCCCGCCGCACGGTGGGGCTGCTCCACGGACACGGCGGCGGTGCCCGCGCCTCCGGGCGTTCGTGGTTCGCGGTGCCGGAGAACAGTGATGCGCGACCCACCGGGGTGGCACGAGATCCAGGTCACCCCGGCCCCTGTCACACATCGCCCCGCCACCCCGGTCATAGGTGTGTACCCACAACCGTCGTCGATCGTCAGGAGATCACCGTGGAATCGCGTCTCAACTACTTCGGCCACCCCCTCGCCGGCAAGGTGCTGAAGCACATCAACACGGCCGGCAAGGCGGTTTCGGACACGACGCTGCCGCTCACGGTCCAGGAACTCGTGAAGATCCGCGCGAGCCAGATCAACGGCTGTGGCTTCTGCACCGACATGCACACCAAGGACGCCGCCGCGGCGGGTGAGACCGCGCAGCGGCTCCACCTGGTCGCGGCCTGGCGTGAGGCCACGGTCTTCACCGACGCCGAACGCGCCGCACTGGAACTGGCCGAGCAGGGCACCCGCATCGCCGACGCCGCCGGCGGTGTGACCGACGAGGCGTGGGCCGCCGCGGCCAAGCACTACGACGAGGAACAGCTCGTCGCCCTGATCTCCCTCATCGCCATCATCAACGCCTACAACCGCATCAACGTCATCAACCAGCAGCCCGCCGGGAGCTACCAGCCCGGCCAGTTCGGCTGATCGACGCCCGCACGCCGGGCACGACCGGTCCGTCTCCACGTCGCCCCGACCCACGACGAGGAGACGGACCACCGGCGTTGAGCGGTTGCCCGGCCGGGGGGTCTTCACCACGACGACAACGTCCGGTGCGCGAACCGGTCTTCTCACTCGACGGCACACGCGCCCGCGGACGCCTGCTTCTCTGTCCCACGCACATCGAAAAGGGGAAACCCATGCCCAGCTCAGCCACCCCCCGCTTCACCGACCGAGTCGCCATCGTCACGGGGGCGGGGTCGGGCATCGGCCGCGCCACCGCGATCGCCCTCGCCGAGTCGGGGGCACACGTCCTCGGTGTGGGACGCCGGAAGGACGCCCTGGAGGAGACGGCTCGCGCCCACTCCCGCATCGCGGTCCTGCCGCTCGACATCCGCGAGGAGAACGCCGCGGACACGGTGGTCGCCACCGCGGTGGAGCGATGGGGCCGGATCGACGTGCTGGTGAACAACGCCGGCGCCACGGCCGTGATGCCTCTCGCGGAGAGCGACCGGTCGGTCATCACCAGCCTGTTCGACCTCAACGTGACAGCGCCGAGCATGCTCGCCCACGCCGCCCTGCCCCACCTGCGCGACTCCTCGGGTTCCATCGTCAACGTCTCCAGCACCTACGGGCACCGCCCCCTGGCCGGCGGAGCCCACTACGCCGCCACCAAGAGCGCCCTGGAGCAACTGACGAGGAGCTGGGCCCTCGAGCTCGCGTCCGACGGGGTACGGGTCAACGCGATCGCCCCCGGACCCACCAGGACGGACGTCCTGGTCGCGGCGGGCCTCTCCCAGGACACCATCGACGAGCTGCGCGCCCACGAACGCGACCGCATCCCGACCGGCCGTCTCGGCGACGCGGAGGACGTCGCGGACTGGATCCTGCGCGTCGCCGATCCCCTGAGCACGCACCTGACCGGTCAAGTGCTCACCATCGACGGGGGACTTGAGCTCGTCTGACCGGCGGCGCGACCACCACGGGCGGCACACCGCCTCCTGGCCCGGCGAAGTCCGCCCGGCCCGTCTCCCCGGCTCGTCTCCCCGGCTCGTCTCCCCGGCTCGTCTCCCCGGCCCGGCGCGGGCCGGACCCCGCCCGGTCCGTCGCCCGTGACCGGAGCGGGGCCGCGCCGATCACCCGGCACCGGACCACCGGGCGAGCTGCGCGGTCCGACGCCGGGCCCGAGGGGCGGGAGGGTGACCGGACTCAGCGGGTCTGGTCGGTCGGCCGGATCAGGATCTCGTTGACGGCGACGTGCTCCGGCTGGGAGAGCGCGTACAGAACGGCAGCGGCGATGTCCTCCGCCTGGAGCGTCCGCATGGACTCGGCCATGTTCTTCGCCATGGTCCGTATGGCCGGGTCGGTGATGTGCGTGGCCACGAAGCCGGGCTCCACGACGACGACCCGCACGCCCTGCTCGGTGACCTCCTGGCGCAACGCCTCGGAGAAGGCGGTGATGCCGAACTTGGTGGCCGAGTACACCCCGCTCGCGGCCGATGAAGCCCGCCCCGACGTCGAGGAGATCTGCACCACCGCCCCCTTGCTGCGGAGCAGGTGCGGCAGGGCGGAGTGGACGGCGTACATCGATCCGAGCAGGTTGGTCTCCACCATGCGCGTCCACTCCGTGGTGTCCGCGCCCAGGATCTGCCCGCTGAGCATCACGCCCGCGTTGTTCACCAGCACGTCGAGGGCTCCGAAGCGCTCGACGGTCGCCTCGACCGCGTCGCGCACCGACTGCGGGTCGGTGACGTCGAGTTCGAGGGCCAGCATCTCGCCGGGGGCGTCCGCCGCGAGGAACCGCACCCGGTCGGCCCGCCGGGCGCCCGCCGCGACCCGGGCTCCCGCCTTCGACAGGGCGATCGCGATGGCCCGTCCGATGCCCGATGACGCACCGGTGACGAGGACGACTCTGCCTTCCAGGGTGTTGCTCACAGGGTTCTCCAAGAAGTTCGTGGTTCGCAGTACCGGACCCGCCGAGGACCCTCAGGCCGGCCGGGAAGAGGCGGCCCAGAAGATGACCGCCCGGTCATGTTTGAACCGTAGCAGCTAAAATGACCCTGCGGTCATGTTGGTGGTAGTCTTCTCGTCGTGAGGAGGCACACATGACCGGGACGACGGCCGCCACCGGCCAGCGGGCGGACATGGTGCGCAATCGACGCCTGCTGCTGGAGGCCGCGACGGCGGCGTTCGCGGAGCGCGGGGTCGAGGTGTCGATCGGCGAGATCGCCCAACGCGCCGGCCTCGCCAAGGGCACCGTGTTCCGGCACTTCGCCTCCAAGGAGGAACTGCTCGCGGCGATCACGCTCCAGATGCTCGACCAGCTCATCCGCGCGGCGAAGCGGCTGCTGGCAGCCGACGACGCGGCAGCGGCGCTACGGGAATTCATGACCGACGGGGTCGAACTGCTCGCCGCCGACCGCGCGTTCTGCGAAGTGATCGGACGTCCCTCGCTCCAGCATTCCGGCGTGCGGGACACGATCGGCGATCTCTGCGAGGCGGCCGAGGCACTCACCGCCCGGGCGCGCGAGCAGGGCGCCGTCCGCGGCGACGTCACGGGAACGGACGTGGTGCTGCTCCTCGGCGGCATCCACCAGACCGCGGCGCCCCTGCTGGCCACGCAGCCACAGGCGTGGCGCCGCTACCTCGAACTGGCTCTCGACGGCCTGCGGGCCACCGACGCCGGCCCCCTGCCACAGCCACCGCCCGGACGCCCGCGCCTCACCTGACCCGCGGCGCCCGGTCCTGATCCGGAGCCGGGAACGTGTCACATACACCGGTGGTGTCCGGTCTCTCCTGTGGGACGTAGCGCAACCAACGTGGGAAAGGGATGGTCGGCATGTCGTACCCGAAGCAGGTGTACATGGGAGATGACGGCGAGATCAACGCGGACTTCCGATCGGCGAAGACTCCACCGAACGTCGGCACGGCCGGCGGTGACGCCATCCACTACCTGGCGACCACGGCCACCACGCACGGCGAATTCGGACTGTACCGAGTCGAGATGCGCCCGCACGCGGGTGGACCCAGGACCCACTTCCACAAGACCATCTCGGAGTCCTTCTTCATCCTCAACGGCACGGTTCGTCTCTTCGACGGCGCGCGGTGGACCGACGCCCGGCAGGGCGACTTCCTCCATGTGCCGCAGGGCGGACTGCACGCGTTCCGCAACGACTCCGACTCACCGGCCGACATGCTCCTGCTCTTCACCCCGGGAGCACCGCGCGAGGAGTACTTCGAGAAACTCTCGCAGCTCGCGGACGCCACGGACGAGGAGCGCGCCGAGTTCCTCGTCGAGCACGACTCGTACTTCGTGGAACAGCCGTAGGAGCCGTCCCCGGCCCTCGCCGCCCCGCCGCGGATCAGCCCCCGGGGCGCGGTGCGCGCAGGTGAGCCCGCCGCGCCAGTTCCTCCTCGTCGACCAGCGTGAGCATCGGCATGCCCGGCGCGCAGAGCATGGTCACGACGAAACGGCACGGCGCGTCCGTGCGGGCGTTTCCGTCCTGGTAATGGATGACGTCTCCGCCCGGCTCCCAGAACGTCTCGCCGGCCTTGACGACCCGCTCCGGTTCGCCTTCGAGCTCGAAGCGCACCTCGCCCTCGATCGCGTAGCCGAAGGCCGGTCCCGAGTGGCGGTGCGGAGGGGTACCGGGGTCACCGGGCGGCCACTGGACGAGGATCGTCATCCCCGAGGCGCCCTCGGGGATGTGGGGCGGTTCGACGTCCTGCAGGACCGTCACCGCCGTCTTCCACGCCTCGGAACGCGGGCTGTCCGGCGTCTCGCCCGACGAGTCGTTGTTCGACACTCCGACCCCCTCCGTGCTGGTCCGCGGTGACGGTGACCGTCGCTGATCAAGCGTGCACGGGTCCGATGGGGAGCACAACACGAGGCGTAGGCGGCAGGGCAGGACGCGTGGCTCCACCACGCGCCCCGCGGTGCCGGCCGGTAAAATGGGGGACCCGAACCTGAAGGAGATCCATGTCCGCCGGGGATGACGCAGACTCCCTCGACCGGGCGACGAGGGATTTCGTCGCGGCCCGTCCCCAGCTCTTCGGGATCGCGTACCGCGTGCTCGGCAGCGCCGTGGAGGCCGAGGACATCGTGCAGGAGGCCTGGCTGCGGTGGCAGAGCACCGACCGCACCGACATCCGCGAGCCGGCGGCCTTCCTGGCCACGGTCACCGCCCGCCTGGCCATCAACCTCGCGCAGTCCGCCAGGGTACGGCGTGAGACGTACATCGGGCCCTGGCTGCCGGAACCGGTAGACACCAGCCTCGACCCCCAACTGGGCGCGGAACGGGCCGAGGCACTCGACCTGGCCGTCCTCTTCCTCCTGGAGAAACTGAACCCGGTGGAACGGGCCGCCTACGTCCTGCGGGAAGCCTTCGCCTACCCGTACGGACAGATCGCCGACATCCTCGAGACCAGCGAGGCCAACACGCGACAACTGGTCAGCCGCGCCCGCAAACACCTCTCCGCGGAACGCAAGGAGCCCGTCAGTCCCGACGCCCACCGCAGGCTGCTGGAGGTCTTCCTCGTCGCGGCACAGACCGGCAGCCTCTCGGCGCTCGAGGAAGTACTCAGCGCCGACGTGGTCAGCTACGCCGACGGCGGAGGCATCCGCGGGGCCTCC
This window encodes:
- a CDS encoding DUF305 domain-containing protein, with the translated sequence MLFRRSPRASLVTASLVVAVLALGACDGSDAPAKSGKAGGPSVIAPGKPGEAAETLSADDAAKQRTEDDSPNSADFAYARMMIEHHTQALEMTRLAPRQAESGRVKALAARIAASQGPEISTMKGWLDAHDGDGHATEHRHEAMPGMATEAQLKALRVARGKVFDRLFLKLMITHHDGAISMATDVKAQGNNIQIEEMADDVIAQQTSEIGRMRAMS
- a CDS encoding DUF6214 family protein, which encodes MSVWPAWEVREHESVTRWFSVRIDFADGARVDVLAVTAGEGVSIEDVRAQPPLSLDDLTALADWIEEPLVEACGGGAAPQAAAAEPLSGRARPAWPGGVEGRRLVAEEYRAAQQDGADPVLAVMCATGHSRRRSLRLIAGARDEGFLTPRHVRR
- a CDS encoding FAD-dependent oxidoreductase, which produces MLHVAVVGSGPSGVYTAQSLVQSGLPDIRVDVLDRLPCPYGLVRYGVAPDHEKIKSLQNNLRAVLEDERVRFLGGVQVGPGGVPAARLHELYHAVVYCVGAATDRHLSVPGEELSGSWSATEFVSWYSAHPDSVADGAAGFVDGTRSAVVIGVGNVAVDVTRILARGAAELSPTDMPQAALTALAASRVTEISMVGRRGPSQARFTTKELRELGGLPDTDVVVDPEELALDPQYVDPSALPAAQRRNVEVLRGWAATPARGLPRRIRLRFFLRPVALLPRVGEPDGAGGRVGAVRFERTVPDGQGGVTGTGRHEDIAAELVLRSVGYRGVPLEGLPFDAEHGTVPHLAGRVLRDGAVAPGEYVAGWIKRGPTGVIGTNRPCAKETVTSLLEDAPDLVRREVSDDPLAALRADGLAPVEWAGWEAIERAEAELGASLGRRVVKLPDWASLMTAAARTTTS
- a CDS encoding nucleobase:cation symporter-2 family protein; protein product: MAATAPVHPVDEVPPVRSLAAFGLQHVLAMYAGAVAVPLIVGGAMKLSPADLAYLITADLLVCGIATLIQCVGFWRFGVRLPIMQGCTFAAVSPMVLIGTTGGGLPAIYGSVIVAGLAIMLLAPVFGRLLRFFPPLVTGTVILIIGVSLLPVAGNWAAGGVGAKDFGEPKNLALAGFVLAVVVGVQRFAPPFLSRIAVLIGIAVGLAVAVPFGSTNFGGVDDADWLGISTPFHFGAPAFHASAIVSMLVVALVTMTETTGDLIAVGEMTDRGVEPRTLADGLRADGLSTVLGGVFNTFPYTAFAQNVGLVGMTRVRSRWVVAAAGGILVLLGLLPKLGAVVAAVPAPVLGGAGLVMFGTVAASGLRTLAEVDFRGNDNLTVVAVSVAVGVLPVGVPTVYEKFPDWFQTVMNSGISAGCLTAIVLNLLFNHLPGRPGAQDGAAAPEAPPVSA
- a CDS encoding helix-turn-helix transcriptional regulator, encoding MTTAAPAGSSRDLAHPACAEIRLEGVLHALSDPMRLRIVRELAADGDELSCSHFDLPVTKSTTTHHFRVLRESGVIRQVYRGTAKMNGLRADDLDTLFPGLIGCILAAAARQESERADR
- a CDS encoding NADH:flavin oxidoreductase/NADH oxidase translates to MSALFEPITLRGLTIPNRVWMPPMCQYSAAPEGPATGAPNDWHFAHYAARATGGTGLIVVEATAVSPEGRISPYDLGIWNDTQVEAFRRITGFLRGQGTVPGIQLAHAGRKASTDRPWTGGAPVGEDAYGWQPLAPSALAFDERHPVPAELTVDRIREIVGQFADAARRALDAGFEIVEIHGAHGYLVNEFLSPHSNRRTDEYGGSYENRIRFALEVVDAVREVWPEDKPLFFRVSATDWLDEGGWSADDTVRLAARLREHGVDLLDVSTGGNASGVHIPVGPGYQVPFAARVKAETGLPVAAVGLITDAEQAEKIIANDEADAVLLGRELLRNPSFARLAGRELGSDVHVPEQYHRSV
- a CDS encoding alpha/beta hydrolase, coding for MTAVPSAPSAGNERFRVGPPPPFDPELAAALEVVADEMPPALHPEMIPALRESMAAFEEAESDLTGDGAFEVEDRTVPGPQGAPDVSLLVCRPTGTDAPVPVIYHTHGGGMVVGDRRTGVVEMLDWARELGTAVVSVEYRLAPENPHPAPVEDCYAGLVWTAGHATELGFDAGRIIVAGGSAGGGLTAALALLARDRGGPALLGQVLLCPMLDDRNDTPSSHQMAGVGMWDRTANDTGWTALLGDARGGPDVSPYAAPARAEDLTGLPPAFIDVGSAETFRDEAVAYATRMWQAGGRAELHVWPGGFHGYDQLAPRAALSQDTKAARLRWLRRLLGN
- a CDS encoding carboxymuconolactone decarboxylase family protein: MESRLNYFGHPLAGKVLKHINTAGKAVSDTTLPLTVQELVKIRASQINGCGFCTDMHTKDAAAAGETAQRLHLVAAWREATVFTDAERAALELAEQGTRIADAAGGVTDEAWAAAAKHYDEEQLVALISLIAIINAYNRINVINQQPAGSYQPGQFG
- a CDS encoding SDR family NAD(P)-dependent oxidoreductase — protein: MPSSATPRFTDRVAIVTGAGSGIGRATAIALAESGAHVLGVGRRKDALEETARAHSRIAVLPLDIREENAADTVVATAVERWGRIDVLVNNAGATAVMPLAESDRSVITSLFDLNVTAPSMLAHAALPHLRDSSGSIVNVSSTYGHRPLAGGAHYAATKSALEQLTRSWALELASDGVRVNAIAPGPTRTDVLVAAGLSQDTIDELRAHERDRIPTGRLGDAEDVADWILRVADPLSTHLTGQVLTIDGGLELV
- a CDS encoding SDR family NAD(P)-dependent oxidoreductase, translated to MSNTLEGRVVLVTGASSGIGRAIAIALSKAGARVAAGARRADRVRFLAADAPGEMLALELDVTDPQSVRDAVEATVERFGALDVLVNNAGVMLSGQILGADTTEWTRMVETNLLGSMYAVHSALPHLLRSKGAVVQISSTSGRASSAASGVYSATKFGITAFSEALRQEVTEQGVRVVVVEPGFVATHITDPAIRTMAKNMAESMRTLQAEDIAAAVLYALSQPEHVAVNEILIRPTDQTR